One Kryptolebias marmoratus isolate JLee-2015 linkage group LG21, ASM164957v2, whole genome shotgun sequence DNA segment encodes these proteins:
- the aoc1 gene encoding amiloride-sensitive amine oxidase [copper-containing] encodes MRLLFMLQMLCLAGCHASRSRDWAHHGAPMFADLTIREMKAVQAYLRGIPEMELTDARSKTLKKNSILLMELHLPKKHEALKALDNGHARPPRQACVIILFGNQTKPNITEYIVGPLPSPTSHEIKRFKGGKPIHFESRPITSVEYDHINSILEKITTTAHKVLFEITEGYSYTNCSLRCLTFSDVAPRGLASGERRTWIMLQKFVEGYFIHPVGFEVLINHQDLDPEKWFVEKVWFNNMYFNSVEELVEKYESGDVPKIKLPNQYNDELYSTYIPRGHSNTPTNIHGPKLVEPQGHRYYIDRNFVEYAGWSFAYRVRSSAGLQVFDLRFNGERIAYEISLQEAIAFYAGDTPAAMQTKYIDAGWAMGTSTYELAPGIDCPEIATFVDLYHYFDTDKPVLHKNALCIFEMTTAMPLRRHFNSNFQGGYNFYGGLENTVLVLRTTSTVYNYDYIWDFFFYLNGVVEVKVSASGYIHATFFTPNGLHYGTKVNNYVLGNLHTHLVHYKVDLDIAGQENSFETMELKYVNFTNPWSPKNFIVQSKLHKVEHKTERSAAFRFGKKLPRYLHFYNPNEKNKWGHQKGYRIQFNSHAHSVLPRGWKEENGISWSRYPLAVTRHKDSETTSSSIYTQNEPWEPVVSFEDYIRNNEDIVNKDLVAWVTVGFLHVPHSEDIPNTATPGNAVGFFLRPFNFFNEDPSVASRSTVIVRPGQDGKPKVQRWTPEVIGHCVTEKPFFYNGTYAGV; translated from the exons ATGAGGCTTCTCTTTATGCTGCAGATGCTCTGTTTGGCTGGTTGTCATGCTTCCAGATCCAGAGACTGGGCTCATCATGGTGCCCCTATGTTTGCTGATCTTACAATACGTGAGATGAAAGCTGTCCAAGCCTACCTACGTGGTATTCCAGAGATGGAGCTTACTGATGCTCGAAGCAAAACTCTGAAGAAGAATAGTATCCTGCTAATGGAGCTCCATCTGCCAAAGAAACACGAGGCCTTGAAAGCTCTGGACAATGGACATGCTAGACCCCCTCGTCAAGCTTGTGTGATCATCCTGTTTGGGAACCAGACCAAACCCAACATCACTGAGTATATTGTGGGTCCTCTGCCATCCCCAACATCTCATGAAATTAAGCGTTTTAAGGGAGGGAAGCCTATTCATTTTGAGTCACGACCAATTACTTCTGTAGAATATGACCATATTAATTCCATTCTTGAGAAGATCACAACTACAGCTCACAAGGTGCTTTTTGAGATAACAGAAGGGTATTCCTACACTAACTGTTCTCTCCGCTGCCTTACATTCTCAGACGTTGCCCCCCGTGGGCTGGCTTCAGGTGAGAGGAGGACATGGATTATGTTGCAGAAGTTTGTAGAGGGTTATTTCATTCATCCAGTTGGATTTGAGGTGCTAATTAACCATCAGGATCTGGATCCTGAAAAGTGGTTTGTTGAGAAAGTCTGGTTCAACAACATGTATTTTAACAGTGTTGAAGAACTAGTAGAAAAGTATGAATCAGGAGACGTGCCAAAGATTAAATTGCCTAATCAATATAACGATGAACTGTATTCCACCTACATACCCCGAGGTCATAGTAACACTCCAACAAATATTCATGGGCCAAAGCTTGTTGAGCCTCAGGGACATCGCTATTATATTGACCGCAACTTTGTTGAATATGCTGGATGGTCTTTTGCCTATAGAGTGCGCTCCTCAGCTGGGCTTCAAGTGTTTGATCTTCGTTTTAATGGAGAAAGGATTGCCTATGAGATCAGTCTCCAAGAAGCCATCGCTTTTTATGCAGGTGATACTCCTGCTGCCatgcaaacaaaatacattGATGCAGGCTGGGCTATGGGCACCTCAACTTATGAACTGGCACCTGGCATTGACTGCCCAGAAATTGCCACCTTTGTTGACCTTTACCACTACTTTGACACAGACAAACCTGTGCTCCACAAAAATGCTCTTTGTATTTTTGAGATGACCACTGCCATGCCCCTGAGAAGGCATTTTAATTCCAACTTTCAGGGAGGATACAACTTTTATGGAGGGCTAGAGAATACTGTGCTAGTGTTGAGAACAACCTCAACGGTTTACAACTATGATTACATCTGGGACTTCTTTTTCTACCTGAATGGGGTGGTGGAGGTAAAAGTTAGTGCTTCCGGATATATCCATGCCACTTTCTTTACACCTAATGGACTTCACTATGGAACAAAGGTGAACAACTATGTACTGGGCAACCTGCACACACACCTTGTACATTATAAAGTGGACCTGGATATTGCTG GTCAAGAGAACAGCTTTGAGACAATGGAACTAAAATATGTAAACTTTACAAATCCATGGAGCCCAAAGAATTTCATTGTTCAATCCAAACTACACAAGGTGGAGCACAAGACTGAGCGATCAGCTGCTTTCCGCTTCGGAAAGAAACTGCCCCGCTATTTGCACTTTTACAACCctaatgagaaaaataaatgggGTCACCAGAAGGGTTATCGTATTCAGTTTAACTCACATGCACATAGTGTTCTTCCTAGAGGCTGGAAAGAAGAAAATGGCATCAGCTGGTCAAG ATATCCTCTGGCTGTGACACGTCATAAAGACAGTGAAACCACAAGCAGCAGTATTTACACTCAGAATGAACCCTGGGAGCCTGTGGTGTCCTTTGAAGACTACATTCGCAACAATGAAGACATAGTCAACAAG GACCTGGTAGCCTGGGTAACAGTGGGTTTCCTCCATGTGCCTCATTCAGAAGATATCCCCAACACAGCAACACCCGGCAATGCAGTGGGCTTCTTCCTCCGACCCTTCAACTTCTTTAACGAAGACCCTTCTGTGGCATCCAGAAGCACCGTCATTGTCCGACCCGGCCAAGATGGCAAACCCAAAGTTCAGAGGTGGACGCCTGAGGTCATAGGCCATTGTGTGACAGAGAAGCCATTTTTCTACAATGGCACTTATGCAGGAGTGTAG